TGTCTGCTGAAATGATAATAACCGGAATATCTCTCGTATCTTCATTGCCTTTTAAGTATCTGCATGCATCTTTGCCGTTCCATCCTGGCATCCAGATATCCAACAGAATTAAGTCAGGCTTTTCTTTTAGTTTGTCCTTAGCCGTGTTGCCATCAACTATTGATATAATTTCATAACCGAATTCTTCGAGCATGATAGTCAATGCATCAACAATGGCCAGGTTATCCTCTGCAAGGATGATTTTTTTCTTTCTGCCAGTCATGTTTTATCTCCTCCCGGTATTCTTGTGTTGCTTAAAGCTTTTGCTGTTTGAGTGGTAATGAAAAGCAAAAAGTAGAACCCTTTCCCTTTTCAGACTCAACCCAGATTTTGCCGTTATGACGCTTGATTATTTCTGCAGCGATGTAAAGCCCTAATCCCAGTCCGGGGTAGGTTTTTTGATCAGAACCGATAATCC
The genomic region above belongs to Candidatus Jettenia caeni and contains:
- a CDS encoding two-component response regulator, producing the protein MTGRKKKIILAEDNLAIVDALTIMLEEFGYEIISIVDGNTAKDKLKEKPDLILLDIWMPGWNGKDACRYLKGNEDTRDIPVIIISADRDIAQLAKEAGADDFIAKPFQIEDLLAKVEKYLGKNEENSS